Below is a window of Diaminobutyricibacter sp. McL0608 DNA.
TCAACCTTGCGGTCGGATCCGGAAAGCACGGCGCGCAGACCGGGACCATGCTCGCGGGCCTCGAACCGGTGTTCGAGGAGTACCGGCCCGACTGGGTTCTCGTCTACGGTGACACGAATTCGACCCTCGCGGCGGCACTGGCGGCTGTCAAACTGCACCTGCCTCTGGCGCATCTCGAGTCCGGCCTGCGTTCATTCAACCGTCGGATGCCCGAAGAGCACAATCGTGTGCTCACCGACCACGCGGCCGACCTGCTTCTGGCGCCGACCGAAGTCGCGATGAAGCACCTCGCAGACGAGGGACTGGGCGATCGCAGCGTGCTCGTCGGCGACGTGATGACCGACGTGCTGTACCGAGTCCGCGATTCGGCAGTCGCCGGAGAGCGGACTGCACCCAACGGGCTCGCCGACGGCGAATACTACGTCGCGACGATTCACCGGCCGGACAACACCGACGACGCAGCACGACTCGATCGCATCGTCGCAGCGCTGGCTGGGCTGGACCGACCTGTGCTGCTCCTCGCGCATCCCCGTCTTGTCGCGGCAGCGGCGAGTGCGGGGGTCTCACTCGACCGGGGCTCCATCGTGCTCACGTCGCCTCTGGCCTACCCAGAGCTGGTAAGCGCCGTCACCCGCAGCCGCGGGGTCGTCACGGACTCGGGTGGACTGCAGAAAGAGGCCTTCCTGCTGCGGGTACCGTGCACAACGGTCAGGCCGGAGACAGAGTGGGTGGAGACTGTCGAGCTGGGCTGGAACGTCCTGGTCGGCGATCGTGTCGAGGACCTCGCCGCGGCGGTCGAGCGGCCTCGACCCGATGCGACCTCTGCGGCTCCCTACGGTGACGGCCAGGCAGCGTCACGTGTCGTCGACGTGCTGCTCACGCGCGGCCGCGAAGGTCGATGACCTTCTCGACCGCCAGCACTGATTTCGCACCGACTGCGTCCAGGGAGACGTTCGCGGACGCCCACGCCGACAAGCGCCCGCGCTCGGCGGAGTCTGCCGGATCAGTCAGCACGGTCTTCATGGCCTCGACGACCGCGTCGACCTTCCAGTCGACCGTGATTCCGAGGCGATGCTCTTCGATCACCCGGCGCGTCGCTCCTTCGCCGGCGTAGATGACCGGAGTCCCGCAGCTGAGGCTCGTGAACGCCTTCGTAGCGAATGCGAAGTCGTAACCGCGATCGGGGCGCACCGACGCCAGGCTTGCGCGTGCACCGCGGAGCCAGAAGGCGACCGCTTCACCCCTGACCTGCCCTGCGAAGACGACCCGTTCGGGGCCGAGGGGAGCCGCGATCTCCCGGAGGAGCGGGAGTTCCGTGCCGCGGCCCAGCATGACCAGGCGTGCGGTGGGAAAGTCGCCGGAGATACGACGGAATGCTTCGACGAACACCTGGGCGCCCTGGATCTCCGACATGGTTCCGGCGTAGACGAGGTAGGGACCGGCCGGCTCGGGGCGCGCTCCGTCGGGAGAGAAGACCGCGGTGTCGATGCCCGTCCCGACGACGGTGATCCGTTCGGGTGCGACGCCGAAGGTGAGAAGTTCGCTCGCCACGCCGTCTGAGACGGCCAGGACGGCATCCGCTTTGCGGAGCACGAAGCCTTCGACCGCCCTCAGGACGCGCACGATCGCGGGCGAGACCCCGATGCCCTGCGAGGCCGTCGAGAGGATGTCTGCAGCGAAGTAGACATATCCGGTTCGTTTCAGCCGGCTGGCGAGATACACGGCGAAGCCTGTCGTCGGCGGGGGTTCGACGACGATCGCGTCGGGCCGTCGGCTGAACAGCAGGCGGAAGAAGAGCGGCACGTCGAAGGTCGCGTACTGGATGTACCCACGCACGGCGCCGGTCCTGTCCCGCAGCACCGGCCAGCGCCGGATACGGTCATCGCGAGCGTATTCGCCGTCGGGTGGACGTGTCGTCAGTACGCGCAGGTCGAAACCGGCCGCGTCGAGTGCTCGCGCAAGTGCGCCCAACCGGAAGGCGCCTGCGCCGCCTTCCGGTTCGAAGATACGGGATGCGATGACAACGCGGGGTCGTCGAGCGCTCTCAGGCACCGGCAATCGTCTCGGTGGTCGCGTTCTGAGCGGACTTCAGTACCGCCTCCGCGACCCGGACATTCTCGAGGCCTTCACGAAGCGTCACGACACCGGAGTCGAGTCCGAGGATGGCGTTGCGGAATT
It encodes the following:
- the wecB gene encoding non-hydrolyzing UDP-N-acetylglucosamine 2-epimerase, which produces MRVLSVVGARPQFVKLAPISAAMTGRADHVVVHTGQHYDELMSDVFFRDLGIPAPDVNLAVGSGKHGAQTGTMLAGLEPVFEEYRPDWVLVYGDTNSTLAAALAAVKLHLPLAHLESGLRSFNRRMPEEHNRVLTDHAADLLLAPTEVAMKHLADEGLGDRSVLVGDVMTDVLYRVRDSAVAGERTAPNGLADGEYYVATIHRPDNTDDAARLDRIVAALAGLDRPVLLLAHPRLVAAAASAGVSLDRGSIVLTSPLAYPELVSAVTRSRGVVTDSGGLQKEAFLLRVPCTTVRPETEWVETVELGWNVLVGDRVEDLAAAVERPRPDATSAAPYGDGQAASRVVDVLLTRGREGR
- a CDS encoding glycosyltransferase family 4 protein, whose product is MPESARRPRVVIASRIFEPEGGAGAFRLGALARALDAAGFDLRVLTTRPPDGEYARDDRIRRWPVLRDRTGAVRGYIQYATFDVPLFFRLLFSRRPDAIVVEPPPTTGFAVYLASRLKRTGYVYFAADILSTASQGIGVSPAIVRVLRAVEGFVLRKADAVLAVSDGVASELLTFGVAPERITVVGTGIDTAVFSPDGARPEPAGPYLVYAGTMSEIQGAQVFVEAFRRISGDFPTARLVMLGRGTELPLLREIAAPLGPERVVFAGQVRGEAVAFWLRGARASLASVRPDRGYDFAFATKAFTSLSCGTPVIYAGEGATRRVIEEHRLGITVDWKVDAVVEAMKTVLTDPADSAERGRLSAWASANVSLDAVGAKSVLAVEKVIDLRGRA